From a single Streptomyces sp. 1331.2 genomic region:
- a CDS encoding sigma-70 family RNA polymerase sigma factor, with translation MTGENLLAERFEAERPQLRAVAYRMLGSIAEAEDAVQEAWLKLSRSDVGEVRNLGAWLTTVVGRVCLDQLRSRTSRREEPLPEQDGQVRLPDPVVSGLAALDPVHEILVADSVGIALMVILETLSPAERVAFVLHDMFEVPFDGIAEVLGRTSASTRQLASRARRRVQGATPAADADNARKREVVEAFLSAARGGDFDALLTVLDPEVVARSDGGTLVPSALRRGAAEVATNAITFATFAADGRLVLVNGSPGVVSFAEGRPLSVMSFTIHDGRITALDILTDPVRLAALGLNP, from the coding sequence GTGACCGGAGAGAATCTTCTGGCCGAGCGCTTCGAGGCGGAACGCCCCCAACTGCGTGCGGTGGCCTACCGGATGCTCGGGTCGATCGCCGAGGCCGAGGACGCCGTCCAGGAGGCCTGGCTGAAGCTGAGCCGCAGCGACGTGGGCGAGGTGCGCAACCTCGGGGCCTGGCTCACCACGGTCGTCGGCCGGGTCTGCCTGGACCAGTTGCGCTCCCGTACGTCCCGCCGGGAGGAGCCGCTGCCCGAGCAGGACGGCCAGGTGCGGCTGCCGGACCCGGTGGTGAGCGGGCTGGCGGCGCTGGACCCGGTGCACGAGATCCTGGTCGCCGACTCGGTCGGGATCGCGCTGATGGTGATCCTGGAGACGCTCTCCCCGGCGGAGCGGGTGGCCTTCGTGCTGCACGACATGTTCGAGGTGCCCTTCGACGGGATCGCGGAGGTGCTGGGCCGCACCTCCGCCTCCACCCGGCAGTTGGCCAGCCGGGCCCGCCGCCGGGTCCAGGGTGCGACCCCGGCCGCGGACGCCGACAACGCCCGCAAGCGCGAGGTGGTGGAGGCGTTCCTGTCCGCGGCCCGGGGCGGGGACTTCGACGCCCTGCTGACGGTGCTGGACCCGGAGGTGGTGGCCCGCTCCGACGGCGGCACGCTGGTGCCGAGCGCGCTGCGCCGCGGCGCGGCCGAGGTGGCCACGAACGCGATCACGTTCGCCACGTTCGCCGCCGACGGACGCCTGGTGCTGGTCAACGGCTCGCCCGGGGTGGTGTCCTTCGCCGAGGGGCGTCCGCTGTCGGTCATGTCGTTCACCATCCACGACGGCCGGATCACCGCGCTGGACATCCTCACCGACCCGGTCCGGCTGGCCGCCCTGGGGCTCAACCCCTGA
- a CDS encoding carboxymuconolactone decarboxylase family protein, translating to MTTAHTTARMKNPATVLPEATKGIQAIYQAVHRGGVAPQLLELVHLRVSQINGCSACVFAGVNGAKRHGETDERLHAVAAWREAPFFTEEERAALELAEAATRIADRSGKAVPDPVWDAATDHFTEEQLSAIILMIGLTNLFNRINTTIEEPAGTTW from the coding sequence ATGACCACCGCCCACACTACTGCCCGCATGAAGAACCCCGCCACGGTCCTGCCGGAGGCGACCAAGGGCATCCAGGCCATCTACCAGGCCGTCCACCGGGGCGGCGTCGCCCCGCAGCTCCTGGAGCTGGTCCACCTGCGGGTCAGCCAGATCAACGGCTGCAGCGCCTGCGTGTTCGCCGGCGTGAACGGAGCCAAGCGGCACGGCGAGACCGACGAACGGCTGCACGCGGTGGCCGCCTGGCGGGAGGCGCCGTTCTTCACCGAGGAGGAGCGCGCCGCCCTCGAACTGGCCGAGGCCGCCACCCGGATCGCCGACCGCTCCGGCAAGGCCGTCCCCGACCCGGTCTGGGACGCCGCCACCGACCACTTCACCGAGGAACAGCTCTCCGCGATCATCCTGATGATCGGACTCACCAACCTCTTCAACCGCATCAACACCACCATCGAGGAGCCCGCCGGCACCACCTGGTGA
- a CDS encoding DUF6126 family protein, protein MADPTTTPAATADTAAGPKTMDAGKWANKRVYLRLVIYTAGIHAFAGFIMLLFELGSRNK, encoded by the coding sequence ATGGCCGATCCCACCACCACCCCCGCTGCGACCGCCGACACCGCCGCCGGCCCGAAGACCATGGACGCCGGCAAGTGGGCCAACAAGCGCGTCTACCTCCGCCTGGTCATCTACACGGCCGGCATCCACGCGTTCGCGGGCTTCATCATGCTCCTCTTCGAACTCGGCAGCCGCAACAAGTAG
- a CDS encoding helix-turn-helix domain-containing protein yields MTTSSTGTPAAGDRFDDQEVAGLAARLREHRLGSRLTLEVAAARVGLSPAYLSRLETGRRQPSLPVLLGLARAYGTSVSGLLGETMAEPDPVVRGGAIEPGRAGGWGYRRAGAPGRAMQALRVHVPPGVQDAVVRVHPGEEWLYVLRGALRLTLGDRVHHLAEGDSAHYDSLTPHCIAAESENGVELLFIHTLLQSPGGELCLGGGPAATH; encoded by the coding sequence ATGACCACCAGCTCCACCGGCACCCCCGCCGCCGGCGACCGGTTCGACGACCAGGAGGTCGCCGGCCTCGCCGCCCGCCTCCGCGAGCACCGGCTCGGCAGCCGCCTCACCCTGGAGGTCGCCGCCGCACGGGTCGGACTCTCCCCAGCGTATCTGTCCCGGCTGGAGACCGGCCGCCGGCAGCCCTCGCTGCCCGTCCTGCTCGGCCTCGCCCGCGCCTACGGCACCTCGGTGTCCGGGCTGCTCGGCGAGACCATGGCGGAGCCCGACCCGGTCGTCCGCGGCGGCGCCATCGAGCCCGGGCGGGCCGGCGGCTGGGGCTACCGCCGGGCCGGCGCCCCCGGCCGCGCCATGCAGGCCTTGCGGGTCCACGTCCCGCCGGGCGTGCAGGACGCGGTGGTCCGGGTCCACCCGGGCGAGGAGTGGCTGTACGTCCTGCGGGGCGCGCTCCGCCTCACCCTCGGCGACCGCGTCCACCACCTCGCCGAGGGCGACTCCGCCCACTACGACTCGCTCACCCCGCACTGCATCGCCGCCGAGTCGGAGAACGGCGTCGAACTGCTCTTCATCCACACCCTGCTGCAGAGCCCCGGCGGCGAACTCTGCCTCGGCGGCGGCCCCGCCGCGACCCACTGA
- a CDS encoding pyruvate dehydrogenase: MASVAEQMVEVLRQAGVERVYGVVGDSLNPVVDAIRRAEGIGWVHVRNEEAGAFAAAAEAELSGRLAVCAGSCGPGNTHLVQGLYDAQRSGLPVLALASHIPSGQIGTGFFQETHPERVFTDCSSWCEMLSTPAQLPRLLRIAIQHALGSPGVSVLAFPGDVAALPAAGPTGTSHFLTEQAVAAPPWSQVQELARMLNAARKVALFCGAGVRGAHAEVMEAAQALHAPVGHSLRGKEWIQYDNPYDVGMSGLLGYGACHEALNSADLVLLLGTDFPYDSFLPQAHTVQVDHDATRLGRRTALDLAVHGDVAATLRAVLPLLDEKEDRAFLDGMLRKHYRALEGVIGAYTRDIEQHLPIHPEYVASVLDEVAAQDAVFTVDTGMNNVWAARYLQPNGRRRVIGSFLHGSMANALPHAIGAQLACPGRQVIAMAGDGGIGMLLGELLTVAKYRLPVKTVVFNNGALGMIKLEMLVSGYPESEIDNGDVDYAGIARAMGIPAKRVAEPARVREVLAEALERPGPALVDVVTDPNALSIPPRITAAQLKGFALAAGKTVLSGGVGRMVDLARSNLRNIPRP; the protein is encoded by the coding sequence GTGGCGAGCGTGGCCGAACAGATGGTGGAGGTGCTCCGGCAGGCCGGGGTGGAGCGGGTCTACGGCGTCGTCGGCGACAGCCTCAACCCCGTCGTGGACGCGATCCGCCGGGCCGAGGGCATCGGCTGGGTGCACGTGCGCAACGAGGAGGCCGGCGCCTTCGCGGCCGCCGCCGAGGCCGAACTCAGCGGCCGGCTCGCCGTCTGCGCCGGCTCCTGCGGCCCCGGCAACACCCACCTCGTCCAGGGCCTCTACGACGCCCAGCGCAGCGGCCTGCCCGTCCTCGCGCTCGCCTCGCACATCCCCTCCGGCCAGATCGGCACCGGCTTCTTCCAGGAGACCCACCCCGAGCGGGTGTTCACCGACTGCAGCAGCTGGTGCGAGATGCTCTCCACTCCCGCCCAGTTGCCCCGGCTGCTGCGGATCGCCATCCAGCACGCGCTCGGCTCACCCGGCGTCTCGGTGCTCGCCTTCCCCGGGGACGTCGCCGCCCTGCCCGCCGCCGGACCCACCGGCACCAGCCACTTCCTCACCGAACAGGCCGTCGCCGCACCGCCCTGGTCGCAGGTCCAGGAGCTCGCCCGGATGCTCAACGCGGCCCGCAAGGTCGCCCTGTTCTGCGGCGCCGGGGTGCGCGGGGCACACGCCGAGGTGATGGAGGCCGCGCAGGCCCTTCACGCCCCGGTCGGGCACTCGCTGCGCGGCAAGGAGTGGATCCAGTACGACAACCCGTACGACGTCGGCATGAGCGGCCTGCTCGGCTACGGCGCCTGCCACGAGGCCCTGAACTCCGCCGACCTGGTGCTGCTGCTCGGCACCGACTTCCCGTACGACTCCTTCCTGCCGCAGGCGCACACCGTGCAGGTCGACCACGACGCGACCCGGCTCGGCCGCCGCACCGCGCTCGACCTGGCCGTCCACGGCGACGTGGCCGCCACCCTGCGGGCCGTGCTGCCGCTGCTGGACGAGAAGGAGGACCGCGCCTTCCTGGACGGCATGCTGCGCAAGCACTACCGGGCACTGGAGGGCGTGATCGGCGCGTACACCCGGGACATCGAGCAGCACCTGCCGATCCACCCCGAGTACGTCGCCTCGGTGCTGGACGAGGTCGCCGCCCAGGACGCGGTGTTCACCGTCGACACCGGCATGAACAACGTGTGGGCCGCCCGCTACCTGCAGCCCAACGGCCGCCGCCGGGTGATCGGCTCCTTCCTGCACGGCTCGATGGCCAACGCCCTCCCGCACGCGATCGGCGCCCAACTCGCCTGCCCCGGCCGGCAGGTGATCGCGATGGCGGGCGACGGCGGGATCGGGATGCTGCTCGGCGAACTGCTCACCGTCGCCAAGTACCGGCTGCCGGTGAAGACCGTCGTCTTCAACAACGGCGCGCTCGGCATGATCAAGCTGGAGATGCTGGTCTCCGGCTACCCGGAATCCGAGATCGACAACGGGGACGTGGACTACGCGGGGATCGCCCGGGCGATGGGGATCCCCGCCAAGCGGGTCGCCGAGCCGGCCCGGGTCCGGGAGGTGCTGGCCGAGGCGCTGGAACGGCCGGGCCCGGCCCTGGTGGACGTGGTCACCGACCCCAACGCGCTGTCCATCCCGCCGCGCATCACCGCCGCCCAGCTGAAGGGCTTCGCGCTGGCCGCCGGGAAGACGGTGCTCTCGGGCGGCGTCGGACGGATGGTCGACCTGGCGCGGAGCAACCTGCGGAACATCCCGCGGCCGTGA
- a CDS encoding glycoside hydrolase family 65 protein, protein MSPADNFTIDPWQITEQGLDLAAMARAESVFALSNGHIGLRANLDEGEPHGLPGTYLNGVFELRPLPYGEGGYGYPESSQSVINVTNGKIIRLLVDDEPFDLRYGELVSHKRWLDFREGLLHREAEWTSPAGRTIRVRSSRLVSLTQRAIAAIEYSVEAVDAPVRIVLQSELVANEQLPGGPEGDPRASAVLEAPLQPEAHHAGGTKAVLVHRTRYSGIRVAAGMDHVIEGPERTDTVAEGDADQCRISVTTVLEPGQRLQLAKFMAYGWSGTRSLPAVRDQVEAALTAARYTGWDGLVAEQADFLREFWATSDIEIEGDVELQQALRFAVFHVLQAGVRSEERAIPAKGLTGPGYDGHSFWDTETFVLPVLTYCLPAAVNQALRWRHTTLPLARERAAQLGLAGAVFPWRTIRGEECSGYWPAGTAAFHIGADIAAAVARYVRATGDAEFEREYGLELLVETARMWRSLGHHDAAGNFRIEGVTGPDEYSAVADNNVFTNLMAQTNLRAAAEAAVRHPGEAAALGVDTEETAAWRDAAAAMYIPYDQDLGVHPQADGFTDHQVWDFENTPPEKYPLLLHFPYFDLYRKQVVKQADLVLAMQVRGDAFTDEQKARNFAYYERLTVRDSSLSACTQAVIAAEVGQLDLAYDYTAEAALMDLHDLGGNTRDGLHMASLAGACIALVAGFGGLRDHGETLFFRPRLPSGLMRIGFSLLVRGQLLGVRISHAETTYTLRRGEVTHLRHDGELVQVKAGVPVTLPTTVPPAQERVAQPPGREPARRQPQAGLATGKLGQQDHLAAE, encoded by the coding sequence ATGAGTCCCGCGGACAACTTCACGATCGACCCCTGGCAGATCACCGAACAGGGCCTGGACCTGGCCGCGATGGCCCGCGCCGAATCCGTCTTCGCGCTCTCCAACGGCCACATCGGCCTGCGCGCCAACCTGGACGAGGGCGAGCCGCACGGCCTGCCCGGCACCTACCTCAACGGCGTCTTCGAACTGCGCCCGCTGCCGTACGGCGAGGGCGGCTACGGCTACCCCGAGTCCAGCCAGAGCGTCATCAACGTGACCAACGGCAAGATCATCCGGCTGCTGGTGGACGACGAGCCCTTCGACCTGCGCTACGGCGAACTCGTCAGCCACAAGCGCTGGTTGGACTTCCGCGAGGGGCTGCTGCACCGCGAGGCCGAGTGGACCTCCCCGGCCGGGCGGACCATCCGGGTGCGCTCCTCCCGGCTGGTCTCGCTCACCCAGCGCGCCATCGCCGCCATCGAGTACAGCGTCGAAGCAGTGGACGCCCCGGTGCGGATCGTCCTGCAGTCCGAGCTGGTCGCCAACGAGCAACTGCCGGGCGGCCCCGAGGGCGACCCGCGCGCCTCGGCCGTCCTGGAGGCGCCGCTGCAGCCCGAGGCGCACCACGCCGGCGGCACCAAGGCCGTCCTGGTGCACCGCACCCGCTACAGCGGCATCCGGGTCGCGGCCGGCATGGACCACGTCATCGAAGGCCCGGAGAGGACCGACACCGTCGCCGAGGGCGACGCCGACCAGTGCCGGATCAGCGTCACCACCGTCCTCGAACCCGGACAGCGCCTGCAGCTCGCCAAGTTCATGGCCTACGGCTGGTCCGGCACCCGCTCGCTGCCCGCCGTCCGGGACCAGGTGGAGGCCGCGCTGACCGCCGCCCGGTACACCGGCTGGGACGGCCTGGTCGCCGAACAGGCCGACTTCCTGCGGGAGTTCTGGGCGACTAGCGACATCGAGATCGAGGGCGACGTCGAACTCCAGCAGGCCCTGCGGTTCGCCGTCTTCCACGTCCTGCAGGCCGGCGTGCGCAGCGAGGAACGGGCCATCCCCGCCAAGGGCCTCACCGGCCCCGGCTACGACGGGCACAGCTTCTGGGACACCGAGACCTTCGTCCTGCCGGTGCTCACCTACTGCCTGCCCGCCGCCGTCAACCAGGCCCTGCGCTGGCGCCACACCACCCTCCCGCTGGCCCGCGAACGAGCCGCCCAACTCGGCCTGGCCGGCGCCGTGTTCCCGTGGCGGACGATCCGCGGCGAGGAATGCTCCGGGTACTGGCCGGCCGGCACCGCCGCCTTCCACATCGGCGCCGACATCGCCGCCGCCGTCGCCCGCTACGTCCGGGCCACCGGGGACGCCGAGTTCGAGCGCGAGTACGGGCTCGAACTCCTCGTGGAGACCGCCCGGATGTGGCGCTCGCTCGGCCACCACGACGCCGCCGGGAACTTCCGCATCGAGGGCGTCACCGGCCCCGACGAGTACAGCGCCGTCGCCGACAACAACGTCTTCACCAACCTGATGGCGCAGACCAACCTGCGCGCCGCCGCCGAAGCCGCCGTCCGCCACCCGGGCGAGGCCGCCGCCCTCGGCGTCGACACCGAGGAGACCGCCGCCTGGCGGGACGCGGCCGCCGCCATGTACATCCCGTACGACCAGGACCTCGGCGTCCACCCGCAGGCCGACGGCTTCACCGACCACCAGGTCTGGGACTTCGAGAACACCCCGCCCGAGAAGTACCCGCTGCTGCTGCACTTCCCGTACTTCGACCTGTACCGCAAGCAGGTGGTCAAACAGGCCGACCTGGTGCTCGCCATGCAGGTCCGCGGCGACGCCTTCACCGACGAGCAGAAGGCCCGCAACTTCGCCTACTACGAGCGCCTGACCGTCCGCGACTCCTCGCTCTCCGCCTGCACCCAGGCCGTCATCGCCGCCGAGGTCGGCCAGCTCGACCTCGCGTACGACTACACGGCCGAAGCGGCCCTGATGGACCTGCACGACCTCGGCGGCAACACCCGCGACGGCCTGCACATGGCCTCGCTCGCCGGGGCCTGCATCGCCCTGGTGGCCGGCTTCGGCGGGCTGCGCGACCACGGCGAGACGCTCTTCTTCCGGCCCCGCCTGCCGTCCGGGCTGATGCGGATCGGCTTCTCCCTGCTGGTGCGCGGACAGCTGCTCGGCGTCCGGATCAGCCACGCGGAGACGACGTACACGCTGCGCCGCGGCGAGGTCACCCACCTGCGGCACGACGGCGAGCTGGTGCAGGTCAAGGCCGGTGTGCCGGTCACCCTGCCCACCACCGTCCCGCCCGCCCAGGAACGCGTCGCCCAGCCCCCCGGCCGCGAACCCGCCCGCCGCCAGCCCCAGGCGGGCCTGGCCACGGGCAAGCTCGGCCAACAGGACCACCTCGCGGCCGAGTAG
- a CDS encoding HAD family hydrolase — translation MLGLPDDIRAFLFDLDGVLTQTAKVHAAAWKDTFDTFLRAESARTGGPFVPFDAVTDYDTYVDGRPRLDGTRAFLHSRGVDLPEGTPDDPPNSRTVQGISRAKNDTVLRMIREQGVQPYQGSVDYVHRLRAAGLPSAVVSSSANCRDVLRAAGIEELFDVIVDGNVAKAEGLPGKPAPDTYLYAARALGVEPAHAAVFEDALAGVASGRAGGFGAVVGVNRTGQAAELRRDGATVVVDDLSELLGEQS, via the coding sequence ATGCTGGGGCTACCGGACGACATCCGTGCTTTCCTCTTCGACCTCGACGGGGTGCTCACCCAGACCGCGAAGGTGCACGCCGCGGCCTGGAAGGACACCTTCGACACCTTCCTGCGCGCCGAATCCGCCCGCACCGGCGGGCCGTTCGTCCCGTTCGACGCCGTCACCGACTACGACACCTACGTGGACGGCCGCCCGCGCCTGGACGGCACCCGGGCCTTCCTGCACAGCCGGGGCGTCGACCTGCCCGAGGGCACCCCCGACGACCCGCCCAACTCCCGTACCGTGCAAGGGATCAGCCGGGCCAAGAACGACACCGTGCTGCGGATGATCCGCGAACAGGGCGTCCAGCCGTACCAGGGCTCGGTCGACTACGTGCACCGGCTGCGCGCGGCCGGGCTGCCCAGCGCGGTGGTCTCCTCCAGTGCCAACTGCCGCGACGTGCTGCGGGCGGCGGGCATCGAGGAGCTGTTCGACGTGATCGTGGACGGCAACGTCGCCAAGGCCGAGGGCCTGCCCGGCAAGCCCGCCCCCGACACCTACCTGTACGCGGCCCGCGCGCTCGGCGTCGAGCCCGCGCACGCCGCGGTCTTCGAGGACGCGCTCGCCGGGGTCGCCTCCGGCCGGGCCGGCGGCTTCGGCGCGGTGGTCGGCGTCAACCGCACCGGCCAGGCCGCCGAACTGCGGCGCGACGGCGCCACCGTGGTCGTCGACGACCTTTCCGAGCTCCTGGGGGAGCAGTCATGA
- a CDS encoding VOC family protein gives MPVVTDPYPPGTPCWVDLLASDQQAALDFYRDLFGWQGQVGPVEFGGYSVCMLNGRPVAGIMTAPGPEDRPAPPVAWTTYLASDDAEASHRAIAAAGGTILYEPMDVGTIGRMMVAADPTGAVFGVWQAMDFIGAGVVNEPGALVWNELNTTDTAAAGRFYQPALGLRPATVQGMDGYFSLNVGDRTVGGMQAVPGYLAPGTPSHWMTYFSVDDTDSTVDALVRAGGSVLQPPFDLQSGRMAVVRDPQGALFAVIQAPEPQLPDSP, from the coding sequence ATGCCCGTCGTCACCGACCCGTACCCGCCCGGCACCCCGTGCTGGGTCGACCTGCTGGCCAGTGACCAGCAGGCCGCGCTCGACTTCTACCGCGACCTCTTCGGCTGGCAGGGCCAGGTCGGCCCGGTCGAGTTCGGCGGCTACTCCGTGTGCATGCTCAACGGCCGGCCGGTCGCCGGGATCATGACGGCGCCCGGGCCCGAGGACCGGCCCGCACCGCCCGTCGCCTGGACCACCTACCTCGCCTCGGACGACGCCGAGGCGAGCCACCGGGCGATCGCCGCGGCCGGCGGCACCATCCTCTACGAGCCGATGGACGTCGGGACGATCGGCCGGATGATGGTCGCCGCCGACCCGACGGGCGCGGTGTTCGGCGTCTGGCAGGCGATGGACTTCATCGGCGCCGGCGTGGTCAACGAGCCCGGCGCGCTGGTCTGGAACGAGCTCAACACCACCGACACCGCCGCGGCCGGCCGCTTCTACCAGCCCGCGCTCGGGCTGCGCCCGGCCACCGTCCAGGGCATGGACGGGTACTTCTCGCTCAACGTCGGCGACCGCACGGTGGGCGGCATGCAGGCGGTCCCCGGCTACCTGGCGCCCGGCACGCCCTCGCACTGGATGACCTACTTCTCGGTGGACGACACCGACTCGACGGTGGACGCCCTGGTCAGGGCGGGCGGTTCGGTGCTCCAGCCGCCGTTCGACCTGCAGTCCGGCCGGATGGCCGTCGTCCGCGACCCGCAGGGCGCGCTCTTCGCGGTCATCCAGGCCCCCGAGCCGCAACTGCCCGACTCTCCGTAG
- a CDS encoding SRPBCC family protein gives MPEIALQLDIAAPRAVVLAALTTHDGLTAWWTTAVDREDDVLLFDFPDVPEPFRLRVERADRDRVVWANAGAFPPHWAGTWISWDLAEQPGAPDRTRLLFRHGGWQPGSEEGVPAVAGTWAELLVRFKDYAQSGKVQPYFVTARRHDAP, from the coding sequence ATGCCCGAGATCGCCCTGCAACTCGACATCGCCGCACCCCGGGCCGTCGTCCTCGCCGCGCTCACCACCCACGACGGGCTCACCGCCTGGTGGACCACCGCCGTGGACCGGGAGGACGACGTCCTGCTCTTCGACTTCCCCGACGTCCCCGAGCCCTTCCGGCTCCGGGTCGAGCGCGCCGACCGGGACCGGGTGGTCTGGGCCAACGCCGGGGCCTTCCCGCCGCACTGGGCCGGCACCTGGATCAGCTGGGACCTCGCCGAGCAGCCCGGTGCACCCGACCGCACCCGGCTGCTGTTCCGGCACGGCGGCTGGCAGCCGGGCAGCGAGGAGGGCGTCCCGGCGGTGGCCGGCACCTGGGCCGAACTGCTGGTCCGGTTCAAGGACTACGCGCAGAGCGGCAAGGTGCAGCCGTACTTCGTCACCGCCCGGCGGCACGACGCCCCCTGA